The following are encoded together in the Gemmatimonadaceae bacterium genome:
- the rbfA gene encoding 30S ribosome-binding factor RbfA, whose translation MAADNRRADRVAEGIREVVATFLAEGVKDPRIVGLVTVTGVDVTRDLRHARVFVSVMGTESERAATTQGLASLAPHLRSHVGRSLHLRLAPEITFRLDETIARAARIESLLAQVREGKPVDGAQDD comes from the coding sequence ATGGCAGCAGACAATCGACGAGCGGACCGCGTCGCCGAAGGCATTCGCGAAGTGGTGGCGACGTTCCTCGCTGAGGGGGTCAAGGACCCCCGCATCGTGGGGCTCGTGACCGTTACAGGCGTGGACGTCACGCGCGACCTGCGCCACGCCCGGGTCTTCGTGAGCGTCATGGGAACGGAGAGCGAACGCGCCGCGACGACGCAGGGGCTGGCCAGTCTGGCCCCGCACCTTCGCTCGCACGTCGGACGGTCGCTGCACCTCCGCCTCGCCCCCGAGATCACCTTCCGGCTCGACGAGACCATCGCCCGCGCGGCCCGCATCGAGTCGCTGCTCGCCCAGGTGCGCGAGGGAAAGCCGGTGGATGGGGCCCAGGACGACTGA
- the truB gene encoding tRNA pseudouridine(55) synthase TruB: protein MGPRTTDGLLLVDKPAGMTSHDVVSVARRAVGPSRVGHAGTLDPFATGLLVLLVGRGTRLIPYLDAEPKVYDATIRFGAATDTDDSTGRVMRESALPAPAAVDAALATMVGDLEQRPPAYSAKQVEGVRAYAAARRGRPLDLAPVTVRVHAWTVRERRDAELDVTVICGGGTYVRALARDLGEAVGSAAHLTALRRTRAGRFDVADAQTIDAVQRGEAPLRPLLDAVAHFPAQPLDAEEGRLVAHGRPVPARIPGEWAALTVDGALLAVAERHGDAWQPKVVIGDD, encoded by the coding sequence ATGGGGCCCAGGACGACTGACGGCCTCCTGCTCGTCGACAAACCCGCGGGCATGACGTCACACGATGTCGTGTCGGTGGCGCGACGGGCCGTCGGCCCGTCGCGCGTCGGCCACGCCGGCACGCTCGACCCGTTCGCCACCGGCCTGCTCGTCCTGCTCGTCGGGCGGGGGACGCGGCTCATCCCGTATCTCGACGCTGAGCCCAAGGTCTACGACGCCACCATCCGCTTCGGCGCCGCCACCGATACCGACGATTCCACCGGCCGGGTCATGCGCGAATCGGCCCTTCCGGCGCCTGCCGCCGTGGACGCGGCACTCGCCACCATGGTGGGCGACCTCGAGCAACGCCCGCCCGCTTACTCGGCCAAGCAGGTCGAGGGCGTGCGCGCCTACGCCGCCGCTCGACGCGGCCGCCCGCTCGACCTCGCCCCGGTGACGGTGCGCGTGCATGCGTGGACGGTGCGCGAGCGGCGGGACGCTGAACTCGACGTCACCGTGATCTGCGGCGGCGGTACCTACGTGCGCGCCCTCGCCCGCGACCTGGGCGAAGCCGTGGGGAGCGCGGCGCACCTCACCGCACTGCGCCGCACGCGCGCCGGCCGGTTCGACGTGGCCGACGCTCAAACGATCGACGCCGTCCAGCGCGGAGAAGCGCCCCTCCGGCCTCTCCTCGACGCGGTGGCCCACTTCCCAGCGCAGCCCCTGGACGCGGAAGAAGGACGGCTCGTGGCTCACGGCCGTCCCGTGCCGGCGCGCATCCCCGGCGAGTGGGCCGCCCTCACGGTCGATGGCGCATTGCTCGCCGTGGCGGAGCGGCACGGCGACGCCTGGCAGCCCAAGGTCGTGATCGGCGATGACTGA